The proteins below come from a single Metarhizium brunneum chromosome 1, complete sequence genomic window:
- the LMAN2L gene encoding VIP36-like protein produces MRLSSVPAALLAAIVGTAQADHASDLKSISLRTHSIQQPYLDSDMQSRWFDFGGDTIVRTDSYIRLTSDLPSQSGWLFSRVPLTATNWEVEVEFKISGKHQLYGDGFAMWITKQRGQMGPVFGSVDRFEGLGIFVDTYKNNRPGVVFPYVMAMYGDGQRSYNKNDDGKETELAGCSARGIRHASVPTKMRLTYIQDKQLKLDLQYREEDEWTSCFEVDNPPQIPNIAYLGFSAETGELSDNHDIISVSTKNLYNSPGSTTDRAGANKGRPIQSNVVKEGSSWTWFFTKIILFFVAVGGMYVGYTAYRAKSKSHRF; encoded by the exons ATGCGGTTGTCATCAGTCCCAGCTGCCCTCCTGGCGGCCATTGTAGGGACTGCGCAGGCAGACCACGCGTCTGACCTGAAGAGCATTTCG CTACGAACACATAGCATCCAGCAG CCCTACCTCGACTCGGATATGCAGAGCCGCTGGTTCGATTTTGGAGGAGATACCATTGTCCGAACCGATTC TTATATTCGCTTGACCTCAGATCTTCCCTCGCAATCCGGCTGGCTGTTCTCCCGTGTGCCTCTAACCGCCACGAATTGGGAGGTCGAAGTTGAATTCAAAATCTCGGGGAAGCACCAACTCTATGGCGATGGCTTTGCTATGTGGATCACCAAGCAGCGCGGCCAGATGGGCCCTGTCTTCGGATCGGTTGATCGATTTGAGGGCCTGGGAATCTTTGTCGACACCTACAAGAATAACCGGCCCGGCGTTGTGTTCCCCtacgtcatggccatgtatgGCGACGGCCAGCGCTCCTACAACAAgaacgacgacggcaaggagacCGAGCTGGCCGGCTGCTCAGCTCGCGGCATCCGACATGCCAGCGTGCCTACCAAGATGCGTCTCACTTACATCCAGGACAAGCAGCTCAAGCTTGACCTCCAGTACAgggaggaagacgagtggACGTCCTGCTTCGAGGTGGACAACCCTCCTCAGATCCCCAACATCGCCTACCTCGGATTCAGCGCGGAAACCGGCGAGCTCAGCGATAACCACGACATCATCTCCGTCTCCACCAAGAATCTGTACAACAGCCCTGGCAGCACGACTGACCGAGCGGGAGCGAACAAGGGCCGACCCATCCAAAGTAATGTTGTCAAGGAAGGCAGTAGCTGGACCTGGTTCTTCACCAAGATCATCCTATTCTTCGTTGCTGTTGGCGGTATGTATGTGGGCTACACGGCTTACCGAGCCAAGAGCAAGAGCCACCGATTCTAA
- the P5CR_0 gene encoding Pyrroline-5-carboxylate reductase: MGIAILNGILTSLAEINGPRPLQSPSSNASTPGEERPQSLPSRFIACVRSAESAKRVKAALWEHSSIVKVVQNDNIAAVQQAQVVLLGCKPYMVNNVLGEPGMADALKGKLLISVCAGITADHMEIALHGSVPTTNPEDDGRCRVVRAMCNTAALIRESMTVIGISDPPLPPDMKTLVTWIFKRIGDVVYLPANNMDASTALCGSSPAMFALMLEAAIDGAVAMGLPRAEAQRMATQSMRGTTGLVQSGEHPALLREKVCTPGGCTIGGLLVLEEGRARGTISRAIREATVVASQLGKGVQGVNGTRFNTTG; encoded by the coding sequence ATGGGAATTGCCATTCTCAACGGCATCCTTACATCCCTGGCCGAAATTAATGGTCCTCGACCCCTCCAATCCCCATCATCAAACGCTTCCACCCCTGGGGAAGAGCGGCCACAGTCTCTCCCATCTCGCTTCATTGCTTGCGTTCGCAGTGCCGAGAGTGCTAAGAGAGTCAAGGCTGCTTTGTGGGAGCACTCATCCATCGTCAAGGTCGTTCAGAACGATAACATAGCTGCCGTCCAACAGGCGCAGGTTGTCCTTCTGGGCTGCAAGCCATACATGGTGAACAATGTTTTAGGTGAGCCCGGCATGGCGGATGCTTTGAAGGGCAAACTTCTCATCAGCGTTTGTGCTGGCATCACCGCCGACCACATGGAGATTGCTCTCCACGGATCGGTACCAACAACCAATCCGGAGGACGACGGTCGATGCAGAGTCGTTCGTGCCATGTGCAATACTGCTGCTCTTATCCGGGAGTCCATGACCGTCATCGGCATCTCCGATCCTCCGCTGCCTCCCGACATGAAGACTCTTGTCACTTGGATCTTCAAGCGTATTGGTGATGTTGTCTACCTCCCCGCCAACAACATGGATGCTTCCACAGCTCTCTGCGGATCATCTCCCGCCATGTTTGCTCTGATGCTCGAGGCTGCCATTGATGGAGCCGTGGCTATGGGTCTGCCCCGTGCAGAGGCTCAGAGAATGGCTACTCAATCCATGCGAGGAACCACCGGGCTGGTCCAGAGCGGTGAGCACCCGGCCCTTCTCAGAGAGAAGGTGTGTACCCCTGGTGGATGCACAATCGGTGGTCTCTTGGTGTTGGAGGAGGGCCGAGCCCGAGGAACGATCTCTAGAGCTATCCGTGAAGCTACGGTGGTTGCCAGCCAGCTTGGAAAGGGTGTTCAGGGAGTTAACGGAACCAGGTTCAACACGACTGgttaa
- the TPK2 gene encoding cAMP-dependent protein kinase type 2, producing MPSLGFLKKKRTRDSNPDPSTSTPTSPVAATSPSKPFDSSTLQQRTSGSQAKTAPGTAPAPSQGSAATAAPASQQQQMNPANAQGGTFVTPLPMQTNQADSQSLPSINNLIHQPQNGASTNNYSSFNPAALGAQISHPPSASPGTDPGHMQQQQQQAYPQPAMQPQQQAGHLPDQQQQQYQQQQHEQRVHHQHQGSVTRVTKGKYSLGDFDILRTLGTGSFGRVHLVQSKHNQRFYAIKVLKKAQVVKMKQVEHTNDERRMLSDVKHPFLITLWGTFQDWKNLYMVMDFVEGGELFSLLRKSGRFPNPVAKFYAAEATLALEYLHSKNIIYRDLKPENLLLDRHGHLKITDFGFAKRVPDKTWTLCGTPDYLAPEVVSNKGYNKSVDWWSLGILIYEMLCGYTPFWDSGSPMRIYENILKGKVKYPAYINTDAQNLLERLITSDLTKRLGNLYGGSQDVKNHPWFSEVTWDRLARKDIDAPYTPPVKAGTGDASQFDRYPEDPEKYGGIGGSDEYGHMFTDF from the exons ATGCCTTCTCTCGGCTTTCTCAAGAAAAAGAGGACGCGGGATAGCAACCCCGACCCCTCTACCTCCACCCCCACCAGCCCAGTTGCTGCTACATCTCCGTCGAAGCCGTTCGATTCTTCTACACTGCAGCAGCGAACCTCTGGCTCGCAAGCAAAGACGGCTCCTGGAActgctccagctccatcTCAAGGCTCAGCTGCCACTGCTGCGCCTGCTTCCCAGCAACAACAGATGAATCCCGCAAACGCCCAAGGCGGCACCTTCGTCACTCCATTGCCCATGCAAACGAACCAAGCCGATTCCCAGAGCCTTCCTAGCATCAATAACCTCATCCACCAACCCCAGAATGGTGCCTCTACAAACAACTACTCTTCCTTCAACCCTGCTGCCCTCGGCGCCCAGATCAGCCATCCTCCCAGTGCAAGTCCCGGAACCGATCCCGGCCACatgcaacaacagcagcaacaggcTTATCCACAGCCAGCAATGCAACCACAGCAACAAGCTGGACACTTGCCGgatcagcagcagcaacaatatcaacagcagcagcatgaGCAGCGTgtccaccaccagcaccagggAAGCGTCACCCGCGTCACAAAGGGAAAATATTCGTTGGGCGACTTCGACATACTGAGGACGCTCGGGACTGGTAGCTTCGGACGAGTCCATCTGGTCCAATCGAAGCATAACCAACGATTCTACGCCATCAAGGTGCTCAAGAAGGCTCAAGTTGTCAAGATGAAGCAGGTTGAGCACACCAATGATGAACGGAGGATGTTGAGCGATGTCAAACATCCATTCTTGATTACCCTCTGGGGCACTTTTCAAGATTGGAAGAATCTGTACATGGTAATGGATTTTGTTGAGGGCGGAGAGCTATTCTCACTGCTAAGGAAATCCGGT CGTTTTCCCAACCCTGTTGCCAAGTTCTATGCTGCCGAAGCGACTCTTGCCCTCGAATACCTCCACTCgaagaatattatatatcGAGATCTAAAGCCCGAGAACTTGCTACTGGATCGGCACGGGCACCTCAAAATCACGGATTTTGGGTTTGCCAAACGGGTTCCAGACAAGACTTGGACTTTGTGCGGTACGCCAGATTATCTCGCACCCGAGGTAGTCTCTAACAAGGGTTACAACAAAAGTGTGGATTG GTGGTCATTGGGCATTTTGATCTACGAAATGCTGTGTGGCTATACGCCGTTCTGGGACAGCGGCTCGCCGATGCGTATATACGAAAATATCCTGAAGGGTAAGGTCAAGTACCCTGCATACATCAACACGGATGCGCAAAATTTGCTGGAGAGGTTAATCACATCCGACCTCACCAAGAGACTGGGTAACTTATATGGCGGTTCACAAGATGTCAAGAACCATCCATGGTTCTCGGAGGTGACGTGGGATAGACTGGCCCGCAAGGACATTGATGCCCCATATACGCCGCCAGTGAAGGCCGGTACGGGCGACGCAAGCCAGTTTGACAGATATCCCGAGGACCCTGAGAAGTATGGAGGCATTGGAGGGTCAGATGA ATACGGACACATGTTTACCGATTTTTGA
- the HSA32 gene encoding Protein HEAT-STRESS-ASSOCIATED 32, producing the protein MSTTAMRYAKSSLMTMPIRPTLARHRRVVERIASRPLSLTSRAASQSATQPIMLEDPKGFGFIRHNARPPKPRKTGVTEIRGPYYSVMGKRYLQDVFDTMSHQVDGVKFAGGSFSLFHEDKLRELIQIAHENDAYVSTGGWIEHVLTQSDPTAAVDKYIRKCKEVGFDVIEISTGFLSLPQDDWLRLVDRVHEAGLIAKPECGIQFGAGGDTKASELEELGPSDPSKIISAGKRFIGAGVERIMIESEGITENVTKWRTDVIQRILDELPAEKLMFEAADPPVFNWYIREFGVDVNLFVDHSQIVQLSCLREGIWGMADTFGKITTYRP; encoded by the exons ATgtccaccacggcaatgcGATACGCCAAATCGTCCctgatgacgatgcccaTCCGTCCTACACTCGCTCGCCACCGCCGCGTCGTAGAACGAATTGCCTCCAGGCCACTATCGCTCACAAGCCGAGCCGCTTCTCAATCTGCCACCCAGCCCATTATGCTGGAAGATCCCAAAGGATTCGGCTTCATCCGGCACAACGCCCGCCCCCCGAAACCGAGAAAGACTGGCGTCACCGAGATCAGGGGACCGTACTACTCCGTCATGGGCAAGAGATATCTCCAAGACGTATTTGACAC CATGTCGCATCAAGTTGACGGTGTCAAGTTTGCCGGGGGCTCGTTCTCGCTCTTCCACGAAGACAAGCTGCGGGAGCTCATCCAGATAGCCCATGAAAACGACGCCTATGTCTCGACT GGAGGCTGGATTGAGCACGTACTCACCCAATCGGACCCGACAGCAGCCGTGGACAAGTATATCCGAAAATGCAAAGAGGTTGGGTTCGACGTGATTGAGATTTCCACGGGATTTCTCTCCCTGCCGCAAGACGACTGGCTACGACTGGTGGACAGGGTGCATGAAGCCGGCCTCATTGCGAAGCCCGAGTGCGGCATCCAATTCGGCGCGGGCGGTGATACAAAGGCTtcggagctggaggagctgggTCCCTCGGATCCGTCCAAGATTATCAGCGCCGGCAAGAGGTTCATTGGTGCCGGTGTCGAGCGCATCATGATTGAGAGCGAGGGCATCACTGAAAACGTTACCAAGTGGAGGACCGACGTGATTCAGCGTATCCTCGATGAGCTTCCTGCGGAGAAGCTCATGTTTGAGGCGGCAGACCCCCCCGTCTTCAACTGGTATATTCGAGAATTCGGCGTGGATGTGAATCTATTTGTTGATCACTCACAGATTGTGCAGCTTAGCTGTCTGAGGGAAGGTATCTGGGGCATGGCGGATACATTTGGCAAGATCACAACATAcaggccatga
- the mrpl12 gene encoding mitochondrial 54S ribosomal protein bL12m: MAMSCRYATQSCARQLRSVSSARAPAQMLRIASTTRRFNSTEAAPTNPKIAEIVDQISRLTLLETADLVSSLKSKLNIPDMPMGGFAAAAPAAAPAEEVEEAAPAAAEKSLFTLKLQAFDAGAKAKIIKEIKSLLGLSLVDSKKFVESAPKMMKENIPKDEAEKIMASMKELGATVVME, translated from the exons ATGGCAATGTCCTGCCGGTATGCGACGCAGAGCTGCGCTCGCCAATTGCGCTCTGTCTCCTCTGCTAGAGCCCCTGCACAGATGCTTCGGATCGcctcgacgacaagaagGTTCAACTCAACTGAGGCCGCTCCGACGAACCCCAAGATTGCCGAGATTGTCGATCAGATCAGCCGGTTGACGCTTCTGGAGACTGCCGACTTGGTATCAAGCCTCAAG AGCAAACTGAACATCCCCGATATGCCAATGGGTGGcttcgccgctgccgctcccgctgccgcccccGCCGAGGAAgtggaagaagccgcccctgctgctgccgagaaGTCCCTCTTTACCCTGAAGCTGCAAGCTTTCGATGCCGGCGCGAAGGCCAAGATTATCAAGGAAATCAAGAGTCTGCTAGGACTCAGCTTGGTAGACAGCAAGAAGTTTGTGGAGAGTGCACCAaagatgatgaaggagaACATTCCTAAGGATGAGGCCGAGAAGATTATGGCCAGCATGAAGGAGCTTGGTGCTACTGTTGTCATGGAGTAA
- the TIM13 gene encoding Mitochondrial import inner membrane translocase subunit has product MDSSTVKQSVMKQVLAEANLANARVLIEKLQENCFEKCIPKPGSSLSSGEQTCMTTCMEKYMAAWNQVNAAYINRIRQEQNNPSQ; this is encoded by the exons ATGGATTCCAGCACAGTAAAGCAGTCTGTTATGAAGCAGGTCCTCGCTGAGGCGAACCTGGCCAATGCCCGAGTCCTTATTGAG AAACTCCAAGAGAACTGCTTCGAGAAGTGCATCCCCAAACCAGGCAGCTCGCTGTCCAGCGGCGAGCAAACCTGCATGACAACGTGCATGGAGAAGTACATGGCTGCGTGGAACCAAGTCAACGCCGCATACATCAACAGAATACGCCAGGAGCAAAACAACCCCAGCCAATAA
- the lmbrd2 gene encoding G-protein coupled receptor-associated protein: MAHITSSAAPVGSIIFSIFALLVISIIVLLILRYYLPLRTTPGFYLVPIFFALWLPSIVVLLVPIDLASSAATDDETTRGIWLPERVVLVSWRITYWLTFVLTWAILPILGEYSDAGYHEPSDKLKYSLRQNAQFYAIVLGASAIGLVYVFIAYQPSILSLKGLVMTLAYCWGLVLAIYLMGHGLVAIPRRLIRNASISGRLKRLQSQAPKVHEHMEDTLVILEEVEAQVAELCRRKTGSALSFQEWIEELQDMGNILPSQVPSGSGIFATNGRSVPPVITEKYLAELTRSFVRARHARSRYVDEWSRLVHEAGELQAILNSAASKKLDFGEPSPHTGVWGRTKILSPYTRYIFYYHVIPYTQVAFGLFLALASACVVWSELVRYTFPRLSVIRLSVVHHWVGDKPEVGFAGQVVSAFWICYMCAAALLSMTEVKVWRGRALVKRNTSYESAFWYSMQVAKLTIPLSYNFVTFLSKEVYEKTIFFKFLGQLLEKTAPGRWFDDLFPIVVLFPVVATLFGLYGKVKRVFVGIDVIDEGDENGPTYGSGSWREGRGLIERELGGTATYRRRGDTASRVALGEAGSRAVPILSIPAVRDPPPLPSQTPVPSANTGRPGQISRAPIYDDAAEDDNMLVIIGNRMKNTVEGIEAPKWFQQIKKPKWMGGNNENAGNSQNNSDIRRWFGGEGHIRL; encoded by the exons ATGGCTCACATCACCAGCAGTGCTGCGCCCGTCGGTTCCATCATATTTTCGATTTTCGCACTGCTCGTAATTTCGATCATCGTGCTGTTGATTTTGCGATACTACTTGCCGCTGCGAACTACACCTGGATTTTATCTCGTCCCCATCTTCTTCGCATTGTGGCTGCCGTCAATAGTCGTGCTCCTCGTTCCCATAGACTTGGCGTCCAGTGCAgccaccgacgacgagaCTACCAGGGGAATATGGCTCCCTGAACGAGTTGTCCTGGTGTCGTGGCGGATAACGTATTGGCTGACCTTTGTTTTGACTTG GGCCATTTTGCCCATCCTAGGCGAATACTCGGATGCCGGCTACCACGAGCCGAGCGATAAGCTGAAATACTCCCTCCGACAAAATGCGCAGTTCTATGCCATCGTCCTCGGTGCCAGTGCCATTGGCTTGGTATACGTCTTTATTGCGTATCAGCCCTCTATTCTATCGCTGAAGGGTCTTGTGATGACTCTTGCATACTGCTGGGGTCTTGTGCTCGCCATCTATCTCATGGGTCACGGACTTGTTGCCATTCCCAGACGACTCATTCGAAATGCAAGCATAAGCGGCCGATTAAAACGACTGCAGTCACAAGCTCCAAAGGTGCACGAACATATGGAGGACACACTGGTCATCCTAGAGGAAGTCGAAGCTCAAGTCGCAGAGCTCTGTCGCCGAAAGACTGGTAGTGCTTTAAGCTTTCAAGAATGGATTGAGGAGCTTCAAGACATGGGAAACATCCTGCCGTCTCAGGTGCCGTCTGGCTCTGGCATATTCGCGACTAACGGCCGATCGGTTCCGCCGGTCATCACAGAAAAGTATTTGGCCGAGTTGACTCGAAGTTTTGTTCGGGCCAGACATGCCAGATCTCGTTATGTCGACGAATGGAGCCGCTTGGTACACGAAGCAGGGGAATTGCAGGCAATCTTAAATTCCGCTGCTTCAAAGAAACTGGACTTCGGAGAGCCGTCACCACACACGGGAGTTTGGGGGAGGACCAAAATTTTGAGTCCATATACTCGGTACATTTTCTACTACCACGTCATCCCCTATACCCAGGTAGCGTTTGGTCTGTTTTTAGCTCTCGCCTCTGCTTGCGTTGTTTGGTCGGAATTAGTCCGATATACATTCCCGCGCTTGTCTGTTATTCGCCTCAGCGTTGTACATCACTGGGTGGGAGATAAGCCTGAAGTTGGATTTGCTGGGCAAGTCGTTTCTGCCTTCTGGATTTGCTACATGTGTGCAGCAGCACTTCTCTCCATGACGGAAGTCAAAGTCTGGCGTGGCCGGGCCCTTGTGAAGCGAAACACGTCTTACGAATCAGCGTTCTGGTACTCTATGCAGGTCGCCAAGCTTACCATTCCCTTGTCATACAACTTCGTGACATTCTTGTCTAAGGAGGTGTATGAGAAGACAATATTCTTCAAGTTTCTGGGGCAACTGCTCGAAAAAACTGCGCCTGGTCGGTGGTTTGATGACCTCTTCCCAATTGTTGTTTTGTTCCCAGTGGTAGCAACATTGTTCGGATTGTACGGGAAGGTCAAGCGTGTGTTTGTTGGTATCGACGTGAttgacgagggcgatgaaAACGGGCCGACATATGGGTCTGGATCTTGGCGAGAAGGCCGTGGTCTCATTGAGCGAGAGCTTGGAGGCACAGCGACCTACCGTCGACGGGGAGACACCGCTTCAAGGGTTGCATTAGGTGAAGCAGGAAGCAGAGCTGTTCCCATTCTCTCCATTCCCGCAGTTAGAGATCCTCCTCCGTTGCCGAGTCAAACACCCGTGCCCTCTGCCAACACTGGCCGACCAGGACAAATTTCACGGGCTCCCATTTACGATGATGCCGCGGAGGACGACAACATGTTGGTAATTATAGGCAACCGTATGAAAAACACCGTCGAGGGCATAGAGGCACCCAAATGGTTCCAGCAAATCAAGAAGCCCAAGTGGATGGGTGGAAACAACGAGAATGCCGGCAATTCTCAGAACAACTCTGACATACGAAGATGGTTTGGCGGAGAGGGACACATCCGGTTGTAA
- the HAT1 gene encoding Histone acetyltransferase type B catalytic subunit: protein MAALPDLTDWLVDSNDALNVSLVSPSKSGLRLVGSFHPSFTYPIFGDEEKIFGYKDLKISLRFRANDMRPHLETTYSKQLSPSAGVEEPTDINAVLQTGNHLPKVAFVKSSDFESSSQQLGDNWTPPGTLQETIDGPDGQYEIWKGSLEDPAIKQLNSRIQILVPMLIEGGSYIGQNPESDSSDIDLSDANRWTVFFLYRTQKSDGEPDKKSYVFVGYSTVYRFFYFGRPPTPPPESGDKWELPDGSFDLSNLPCRTRLSQFIILPPFQGKGNGATLYKSIFQHYHKHDQTHEFTVENPNEAFDDLRDVCDLTFLKTIPDFVKLKLDSSVTIPKKGPVPNLVVGGDKLEEIRLNAKIAPRQFHRVLEMYLMSQLPSSVRPSMALDDDRPAPTQADKHLERLWQLIVKQRLYRHNREALSQIEQAERIDKLQETLTGVELEYARILAAYERAAGHGLGPSQSNGKRKLDDEAGDKTPSKKARVEDA from the exons ATGGCCGCTTTGCCCGATCTCACCGACT GGCTTGTCGACTCCAACGATGCGCTCAATGTGAGCCTGGTTTCTCCGTCCAAGTCTGGACTCCGACTGGTCGGCTCCTTTCATCCGAGCTTTACGTATCCCAtctttggcgacgaggagaagatcTTTGGGTACAAGGACCTGAAGATTAGCTTGCGATTCCGAGCTAATGATATGCGGCCACATTTGGAAACGACCTACAGCAAACAACTAAGCCCATCAGCCGGCGTTGAAGAACCCACCGATATCAACGCTGTGCTTCAAACAGGAAATCACTTGCCCAAAG TCGCTTTCGTCAAGAGCTCCGATTTCGAGAGTAGCTcccagcagcttggcgacAATTGGACGCCTCCTGGCACCCTACAAGAGACCATCGACGGACCCGACGGCCAGTATGAAATTTGGAAAGGCAGCCTGGAAGACCCGGCTATCAAGCAGCTGAACTCGCGCATTCAGATTCTGGTGCCTATGCTCATCGAAGGTGGTTCGTACATCGGCCAGAACCCCGAGTCGGACTCGTCTGACATCGACCTGTCCGATGCAAACCGTTGGACAGTCTTCTTCCTCTACCGTACACAAAAGTCAGATGGTGAACCGGATAAGAAGTCATACGTCTTTGTTGGATACTCGACTGTGTATCGATTTTTCTACTTTGGCCGACCTCCTACTCCGCCACCGGAATCTGGAGACAAGTGGGAATTGCCAGACGGAAGCTTTGACTTGTCAAACCTTCCATGCAGAACTAGGCTCTCTCAATTCATTATTTTGCCACCATTCcagggcaaaggcaatggagCCACGCTGTACAAATCAATATTCCAACACTACCACAAACATGACCAAACGCACGAGTTCACGGTTGAGAACCCGAATGAAGCATTTGATGATCTGCGAGACGTTTGTGACCTCACCTTTCTCAAGACAATCCCGGATTTCGTTAAATTGAAACTGGATTCGTCAGTCACGATTCCCAAGAAGGGTCCTGTGCCCAATCTGGTTGTTGGAGGAGACAAGCTTGAGGAAATCCGCTTGAATGCAAAGATTGCTCCACGACAATTTCACAGAGTACTGGAAATGTACCTGATGTCTCAGCTTCCTTCATCTGTGCGACCCTCCATGGCGCTGGATGACGACCGTCCAGCCCCCACACAGGCGGATAAGCACTTGGAAAGGCTGTGGCAATTGATTGTGAAGCAGAGATTGTACAGACACAACAGAGAGGCTCTGTCCCAAATCGAACAAGCTGAACGCATCGACAAGCTCCAGGAGACTTTGACTGGTGTTGAACTAGAGTACGCCCGCATTCTGGCGGCCTATGAACGAGCTGCTGGCCATGGTCTTGGCCCCAGTCAATCGAACGGAAAGCGGAAATTAGACGATGAGGCTGGAGATAAGACCCCAAGCAAAAAGGCAAGAGTAGAAGACGCTTGA
- the queA gene encoding S-adenosylmethionine:tRNA ribosyltransferase-isomerase — MRTEEFDYNVESRIMPDDPVELRGKSREDGRMVVLDRSTDKITHTVFSTICQYFRPGDLLVLNDSYVLANVLWFRYGDESTHVGLCGHEPDGTTIVDVFGWSLAAPALTLTSKNNDRLTCTLLEALPDQLWRARFEPFDLVTPTLVEFGQRVDDITDPNLTLWRSAPLAYRSVYANTPGSFNIPSAGLHFSEALLAEAVAKGVEVAHITLHVGATETFAVRHITEKEVENHKVRSEYFQVGDRAAAQINRAVSGGRRVVAVGTTVMRTLETLAAKLEPKAPIQAQSGWTDLYIYPGFNFKLVDVLLTNLHQPRSSHIVLTAAFAGKELVMRSYAEILEGGGYEFDMFGDSMLIV; from the coding sequence atGAGGACTGAAGAGTTTGATTACAATGTTGAGTCAAGAATCATGCCAGACGATCCTGTTGAGCTTCGTGGCAAAAGCCGCGAAGATGGCAGGATGGTCGTGCTCGACCGCTCGACCGACAAGATTACGCACACGGTGTTTTCAACCATCTGCCAGTACTTTCGCCCGGGCGACCTGCTCGTCTTGAACGACAGCTACGTGCTCGCAAACGTCTTGTGGTTCCGGTACGGCGACGAGTCTACCCACGTGGGCTTGTGCGGCCACGAGCCCGACGGCACGACCATTGTCGATGTATTCGGATGGTCGCTGGCTGCCCCAGCGCTGACCCTGACGTCCAAGAACAACGACAGACTCACATGCACCCTGCTCGAAGCGCTGCCCGACCAGCTCTGGAGAGCGAGATTCGAGCCTTTCGACCTGGTTACGCCGACGCTGGTCGAGTTCGGGCAGCGAGTAGACGACATAACGGACCCGAACCTGACGCTCTGGAGATCCGCGCCCCTTGCCTACCGCTCCGTGTACGCCAATACACCTGGATCGTTCAACATCCCTTCAGCTGGGCTTCACTTCTCCgaggcgctgctggccgaGGCTGTCgccaagggcgtcgaggtcgccCACATCACGCTGCATGTCGGGGCGACCGAGACATTTGCGGTCCGCCACATCACCGAGAAGGAGGTTGAGAACCACAAGGTCAGGTCCGAGTACTTCCAGGTCGGGGACAGGGCGGCCGCACAGATCAACCGGGCCGTGTCCGGGGGGAGGCGTGTCGTCGCCGTGGGCACGACCGTCATGAGGACCCTCGAGACGCTGGCCGCCAAGCTGGAGCCCAAAGCTCCCATCCAGGCGCAGTCGGGGTGGACCGACCTCTACATATACCCCGGATTCAACTTCAAGCTTGTGGACGTGTTGCTGACGAACCTCCACCAGCCGCGGTCTAGCCATATCGTGCTGACGGCAGCCTTTGCCGGGAAAGAGCTTGTTATGCGTAGCTACGCCGAGATTCTCGAAGGCGGTGGATACGAGTTTGACATGTTTGGGGACAGCATGCTGATTGTGTAg
- the ctk3 gene encoding CTD kinase subunit gamma, with translation MADPFEVRMRFSLQLQHLNASVVSAQKAAQYALKYKDMDEDLHSCILEQVERNNMNTRANIMYFIEHFLDLAQQGHAEYVRMMQRDIIRVVDAVAPDDGSGATNVKVVRKVLQGLQTKGHLESQAVSQIEDVLKEREINEADLSPASPPSDVEMTDKSDGQTVPKSAQKSAPHRLDKRQVEQRIEEDRERHKRQRESIWAIPKTEDAEMNKLWEETSDFGEDDDRLLSEETEDCVKEMEMQHCPHRRSANGDHH, from the exons ATGGCGGACCCATTCGAGGTCCGCATGCGATTCAGCTTGCAGTTGCAGCACTTGAACGCCTCTGTAGTTTCTGCTCAAAAAGCTGCCCAGTATGCCTTAAAATACAAAGACATGGATGAGGACTTGCACTCGTGCATCCTTGAACAGGTTGAAAGA AATAACATGAATACACGCGCAAACATTATGTACTTTATTGAGCACTTTCTGGACTTGGCGCAACAGGGGCATGCCGAATACGTTCGTATGATGCAACGCGATATCATTCGGGTGGTGGATGCTGTTGCTCCTGATGACGGATCTGGCGCCACAAATGTCAAGGTGGTTCGAAAG GTCTTGCAAGGTCTCCAGACCAAGGGGCATTTGGAGTCTCAAGCCGTTAGCCAGATCGAGGACGTTCTAAAAGAACGCGAGATCAACGAGGCTGATTTGAGTCCTGCGTCGCCACCCAGCGATGTTGAAATGACAGACAAGTCAGATGGCCAGACCGTACCCAAGTCGGCACAAAAATCAGCACCACATCGCTTGGATAAACGCCAAGTCGAACAGCGCATAGAGGAAGACAGGGAGCGTCATAAGCGGCAACGGGAGAGTATTTGGGCTATACCCAAGACTGAGGACGCAGAGATGAACAAATTGTGGGAGGAAACTAGTGATTTCGGCGAAGATGACGACCGGTTGCTCTCTGAGGAAACCGAAGATTGCGTCAAAGAAATGGAGATGCAGCATTGTCCACATAGGCGCTCTGCAAATGGAGACCACCACTAG